The Rhizoctonia solani chromosome 14, complete sequence genome has a segment encoding these proteins:
- a CDS encoding phosphoadenylyl-sulfate reductase (thioredoxin) — protein MSVDTSPNNTDTYIDPSSLDAVYDLAQDPTPLGEMIREAIGVIDRGLDIHGLDKLSISFNGGKDCTVLLHLLSAVLRKRYVEGIGYGPVFQVDTVVADGAVVSPSLSNATLSASAPTTEPTPSDVLPSTTITTTTATPPPIRSVYVLCPSPFPEVEEFVESSVKAYNLQLVRVSGSMRVALQAYLDTKEGQGIEAILVGTRRNDPHGGKLDFLQHCDPGWPKLLRVHPIINWSYSQVWQYLRHPRLKVPYCHLYDVGYTSLGSTYNTFKNPALQVLTSDSSPTWKPAYALEHGNLERAGRGNGAGLENRRGVEVPVALNGI, from the exons ATGAGTGTAGACACCAGCCCCAACAACACCGATACTTACATTGACCCGTCCTCGCTCGACGCGGTATATGATCTGGCTCAAGATCCAACTCCACTGGGTGAGATGATACGCGAGGCGATTGGAGTAATTGACCGAGGGTTAGACATCCATGG TCTAGATAAGCTGTCAATTAGCTTCAATGGAGGGAAAGATT GTACTGTTCTTTTACACCTATTATCCGCTGTTCTACGCAAACGGTACGTCGAGGGAATTGGGTATGGGCCTGTCTTTCAGGTAGATACAGTCGTTGCGGACGGGGCAGTGGTCTCCCCTTCGCTATCAAATGCTACACTGTCTGCTTCTGCGCCCACTACCGAACCTACTCCTTCCGATGTGCTGCCATCGACAACTATTACCACTACAACCGCGACGCCCCCACCAATCCGTTCTGTATACGTTCTCTGTCCCTCTCCCTTTCCTGAAGTCGAAGAGTTCGTCGAATCAAGTGTAAAAGCATACAACCTTCAACTAGTTAGAGTCTCTGGGTCGATGCGTGTAGCTTTGCAAGCATATTTGGATACGAAGGAAGGACAAGGGATAGAGGCAATTCTCGTTGGCACAAGAAGGAATGACCCCCATGGTG GTAAACTCGATTTCTTACAACATTGTGACCCGGGTTGGCCCAAACTCTTACGTGTCCACCCTATCATCAATTGGAGTTATTCACAGGTGTGGCAATACCTGCGTCACCCGAGACTAAAAGTCCCATACTGTCATTTGTACGACGTAGG ATATACATCTCTCGGCTCTACATATAACACGTTCAAGAATCCCGCACTCCAAGTTCTAACATCCGATTCATCGCCGACTTGGAAACCAGCCTATGCCCTCGAGCACGGGAATCTTGAACGGGCGGGGAGAGGAAATGGAGCGGGGTTGGAGAACAGACGCGGTGTCGAGGTCCCAGTAGCTCTCAACGGAATATGA
- a CDS encoding ubiquitin-conjugating enzyme produces the protein MSTSCRRRLIRDFKRLSSDPPDGISGAPCPDNIMLWNAVIFGPADTPFEDGTFKLILTFDESYPNKPPQVKFLSKMFHPNVYANGELCLDILQNRWSPTYDVAAILTSIQSLLHDPNPNSPANAEAAALYRENMKEYVRRVKTTVEESWMDPGDLTGETAPESSS, from the exons ATG TCAACTTCGTGCCGCCGCCGCTTGATTCGCGACTTTAAGCGTCTCTCGTCCGATCCTCCAGATGGTATCTCTGGTGCGCCATGCCCCGACAACATTATGCTTTGGAACGCGGTAATCTTCGGGCCAG CCGATACGCCCTTTGAGGATGGGACGTTCAAACTGATATTGACATTTGACGAATCGTATCCCAACAAACCTCCCCAAGTTAAATTCTTGTCTAAAATGTTTCACCCGAACGTATACGCGAACGGAGAGCTCTGTTTGGATATTTTGCAGAATCG GTGGTCACCTACGTATGATGTGGCCGCTATTCTTACATCAATTCAGAGTCTACTACACGACCCAAATCCTAATAG TCCTGCCAACGCTGAGGCCGCAGCGCTCTATCGCGAAAATATGAAAGAATATGTACGGCGCGTAAAAACGACGGTAGAGGAAAGTTGGATGGATCCAGGTGACCTGACTGGGGAAACCGCTCCCGAGTCATCTTCATAG
- a CDS encoding Zinc-binding dehydrogenase, with product MSPVQNSAAIFNSVPQGYPVLNETITHASDTIDLDNVPLSGGTLVKSVYLSIDPYMRGRMRKPTSQASGNFVLGQPIRNFGIGKVIRSEKDGIHPGDLLYVHDLRFQVYNVLKSEHPIRVIKDEPDIPLSAYIGVLGMPGMTAFYGLEVVGNPVKGETIFVSSGASAVGSLVVQLAKAKGLKVIASVGSDDKVDFLKSIGVDAAFNYKTQSIADVLAKEGPIDIYWDNVGGPTLEAALDACNTNARIVVCGAISQYNASEPYGIKNTTHILYKQLTVRGFGVLTLEPEYEGQANNPVKFLNALVPLIQSGKIKWSEQIYKGIESAGEGIIAVQTGSNPAKVVIEV from the exons GCATCCGATACAATCGACTTGGATAATGTTCCACTCTCGGGTGGTACCCTCGTCAAATCGGTGTATTTGTCTATCGACCCATACATGCGAGGGAGAATGCGCAAACCAACCTCACAAGCAAGCGGAAACTTCGTTTTAGGCCAACCGATACGAAACTTTGGGATCGGAAAGGTTATCCGTTCTGAAAAAGATGGTATTCACCCAGGAGATCTGCTATATGTGCACGACCTTC GATTTCAAGTCTACAATGTACTGAAATCCGAACACCCAATTAGGGTGATCAAAGATGAACCGGATATTCCACTCTCCGCATACATTGGTGTTCTTGGAATGCCCG GTATGACGGCGTTTTACGGGCTGGAGGTTGTAGGGAATCCTGTCAAAGGAGAGACTATATTTGTCTCGTCTGGCGCTAGTGCGGTAGGATC TCTGGTAGTTCAACTGGCCAAAGCGAAAGGTCTCAAGGTCATAGCTTCTGTTGGATCAGATGATAAAGTCGACTTCCTAAAGAGCATAGGCGTAGACGCCGCGTTCAATTACAAAACACAAAGTATCGCAGATGTCCTTGCCAAGGAAGGACCAATCGATATATACTGGGATAACGTTGGTGGTCCGACGTTAGAG GCTGCGCTGGATGCATGTAATACCAATGCGAGGATAGTTGTGTGCGGCGCTATTTCACAGTATAATGCGTCAGAACCGTACGGAATCAAG AATACTACACACATACTCTACAAACAGCTAACAGTTCGAGGATTTGGAGTTCTTACTCTTGAACCAGAGTACGAGGGGCAAGCCAATAATCCGGTCAAGTTCTTGAATGCTTTGGTTCCGCTCATCCAGTCGGGGAAGATCAAATGGTCGGAGCAGATATACAAGGGAATTGAGAGCGCAGGGGAAGGGATTATTGCTGTGCAAACGGGTTCCAACCCTGCAAAAGTAGTCATCGAAGTGTAA